The Plasmodium vivax chromosome 7, whole genome shotgun sequence DNA window tccattttgctgGTGCAAAGCGCACCATTCTGAGTATGGCCTACTTCGCCTACTTGCCCCCCCTCGTGTGCACACAGCTCGCAtattttgcttaaaaattttttaaaaaaaacgctgtTAATGTAGTAAAAGTTAAACACAATGTTGGTCAAATCGGTGTCCCCGCAGCGATCTACATCGCTAAAAATTCGCcccaaaatgttattatgCAATTTGACGCTTATGTTTTCTCTGCATAAATAACTGTACAATATGCACAGATTTTTCGTCTGCCTGAAATTGTGCAAATAATTATCGCTTCGCTGAATAATCTGTGTTGTAATTCTGGCGCTCAcgtcattttttactatacCGCGGGGGGAGTACAACTTGTTATTCGCTGTGCAGTTTAAGAAGGTCAAAACGGTGGAGAGGTCATCTTCATCGAAGTTGTCTAAATTTTCTTCGATTGCGCAACTTATGTGCTTAATTGTGTCCTTCCCGAGTGCAAACGatttactcctttttttgcatttcatGTACAACAGCATTAGCAAGCACAGGTCTTTCTTGTTCCTCTCCGCGAAATTTTCCCCGCGAATGTCTCTGAACAGTTGCTTCgaaaaatgtatgaacaggtcatctaaaaagtgggaaaaaaaaaaaaaaaaaaaaaaatatatacatatatatgtatacatttttacacatttggctagctacacccgtgccccattttgcccctcctGTCTCACCATTTTTGTGGCCATTCCTGCACAAGCAGAGGTACAGGCCCTTGgcaaaattaagcaaatCGGAGTACCCCTTTGTCTTTATTTGGTTgtaaaatttgaagaagttgtTTCCATTTGAGCATTTGTAAATGTATGGGACGTACGGGGCCACCCTAAACATGTTCTCCGTGGGGGGGCGACAATCCGCAGAAGCGGCAATCCACCAACCTTTTGTCACCAGCAAAGTAAAGCTCCTTGCGAGCAAAGCACGTCATCCTGCACAGGCATGCGCTAAAACGTTTTCCCTTACAAGAGGGAGGGGGGCAAAACACTAGTGAGTCCTTAGCGACATATGTCTGCATGCGCTTTGTCCTATGTGCCAAATGCTGATGTGTTTAATCACGGTATACTCCTCTTAAATGGGGGACAAATTTTGTGTGTGATCCGCTGCATCCTTAACAACGTAGGGGAGCGAAATATACACAGATaaatttcttcaattttttctcccttttgccttTCCACATGAATAAGTTTTCCCCAACACGGTACGCTCAACGCCACGTGGGGGTTATTCCTCCTGGCGTTGCAACGTTCAGTCAGCTTAAtcaatttttcatttttaaaactgaTTTGTCGGAGGTGCATGCGCATTGGATGCTACATAACGAGTTCTTGTACGGGCACGCGAGCGTACAAAATTTAAAGCGTTGGAACGAGGGCCCTTCATCcttttatgcaaaaattcGCACTGCGCGAATTAACAAACGGATGCGGCAGTGCGCTGTATGAAtaaacatacatacgtgcatacatacatacgcacatgcatacatgtgaACACTTACGTAAAAAAACGTGGGCGTAAAACGGCTAGGACTTCACGCCATCCTCATTTGTAGCGCCCTGCTGTGGAGATAAATTATCTACACGACGCTGGGATGTATGCGGCGGGGGTACTCATAAGAGGGCACCTTTAAAagggtcattttttttttttttttttttgcaaaacgtggaggggaaaaaaaaaaaaaattccaccaTGCAATAGCACAGGCAAACATAAATTGGCATCCCCATTAGCAAATCGATAGGCACGAATCCTAACCATAATGTCGATTTAGACCTTCCACGAGCTGCAAACTTCATCATTTGAAAACTCCACGAAGAGTTCTCCCCTCCGTCatgtgttatatattttacactCCTCAGCTGCCTTCCGCAAGCGATCGTAAAATAATCCGCTCTTGCGCAGCTCACTGTTGTACTCTTCGTTGGACTGGAAATTTCGACACGCGTTGACGAAGTGGGATATGCAGCTTTTGATGAAAACCCTGCAGGTGAGGTGAGAAGCGGGGGTGACGCGGTGTGATTGGGAGTGAAGAAGTGTGATGGGGGGCGACGCGGCGTAATATGCCCTGGCTCGGGGGAGCTGCGTCCCCCACCAGTAAATTCACCCGCTTACTTtgtcaaaaaggaaataaaaaactcgTTCAGATTTATGTTGGGTGATATTTCGACGTAGCACTTGACGACGGTCTGGTCGAAAGTCCTGGGGGCGATGAACGCGTGGATCGCCATATCAATTTCCATACAGCTGTCCGTGTCCAAAACGAGGTTCGtctgaaaaaggggaggcataggaaagggggaggaaggtgTACATACACttgagtaatttttttttttactgccCCTCCactttgcacacattttgaAGTACCATATTTTCAGAGTTCTTCGGAAAATTGGAGGCATACAAAAAGATGCCTTTCGAAAATTTGAAGTCTTCGCATATCCATACGTCCATCAGTAGGAACCTGCGCGGGCCGACAAGAGGAGTTCGGGttgtttaaaaagaaaaatgtaaagggAGCGGACCAGCGCCTCGCTTCGCCTCGCATCGTTTCACATCGTAGCATAGCGTGCCGCGCAGTGTTCGACCGCTCTGCAAAAGTTTCCACCCCGCGGGAGAGTGTGTGGGGCCATTTCCCACCTGTCCTTGATTATCCACGGCATGGCAATTTTCGTGTACACTATTTTGTCCAGCATTCCTCGTTGCTTCAACGTTTTGCATTCGCTGATTCCAAATCTGCACGTGGGGGAGGCAATTAAATTGGGAGGGAGTGCAGcatgttgaaaaaaaaaagagagagcGCACTGCGGTGAGATGGCGAAATGGCCACGCAGAGGGAGGGGGGCTTTCCACGGGGAAGTGAGTTACACACGAAATGAACTGCCCGCGAAATTAActacccccccaaaatgagcTGCCCCCCAATGCGTGCCCTACTTGAAGGGGAAGGAGTAGAAGGGAATCCACGACTTGAACAGGGTACTCTCAATCATGGCGGCGACGACGTACACGAAATTGGAGGGTATCAGCAAATTcacgtaaaaatatatgaacgtGTTCAGGTCacttctttctctttcttcAATCCTGCTATGCGTGGACTCCACGTTAGCGTCCTCACGTTTCCTCATGCTTTGGTTCGCAGACTTTTTCATATTCTCTTTGGGTGTAGACTGTCGCTTTGCTCTCCGCTTCGCTTCACTCTTCACCTCGCTCGTCTCTTCACTATCCTCTTCGCTCTCTTCAGCCGTCTGGAACTGGTCCGAGCTGGCCTCCTCCCCAGGGGGAGTCCCCccctcgtcttcctcctcctgtcCCTCCGCGTTTAGAAGCCCCTCTGCGAGCTTCCTGGAATATATCCGCTTGAACGAGTTAAACTCCTTTTTCGTCACGAAATAAAACACTTCGTTATCTTCCTCGTCATCATAGGCCAGGTGGAAGTGTCCGTAATCGATGTACTTGTTGTCTATGCACCTGGGTGCTCCGCCTTTTCTCTTGCTCTCCCGCCTCCGCGCTCGGCTACCGCGGCTGTTAGAGCAGCGTTTTTCGCAACGGCTGtattcttcttctccgtTGCTCCCCTCGGATAGAGTTTTCTCATGGGACTTCCCCGCCCGCGCTGCACCTCCCACGTCTTCCACCCCTTCCGCCGCTTGCACCGCTTCCCCATCGCTGGCGAACTCCTCGGAGGTCTGCACCGTGAGGGAGGCTGAACCCTCGTCACTGCTTCCACTGGGCGATTTCATGTACCTGGAAAAGCACAGCATCCCATTCACATCCACCAGATCAATCAGataatcaaaaataaaatttctgtacacctttttcaaaatgacagaaaaattccaaaaatCATCCCATGTGTCTTTAACGTGCATATTAAATATGAGTTCTATTttgttcatcattttgtacCTATATAATATTTCGCTAACAAAGCGATTTTGGAagaattgttttttcttcccctctccCTGTATGGCATACTTTTTCACGTAGACATCTCTCAAGTGATGGTACGCCTCTCTTACATTTAGCCGATTCAAATGGTTGATGCTTCCCAAAATGTCGTTGTACAGCTCAGACACGTGTGGGTGCTGTTGTAGAGGGTCAATATAAGACGCCaatctccattttgcaaataatatatcgtatttttctttttttttttcctttgttttttctttttttttttcctttgttttttttgtttttttttccattcgttttactttattttcgTACAGCGTGAAATTTTTGTACGTGTTTTTGAGGGGGTTCCTGCGcttgttattttgttttggGCATTCCTCTCCGGGGGGGCGCTTGCCACCTGTGTCATGGCTCCCCTCGGTGGTTCTACCCGCCGCGTCGCTTCTACCCGTCAGGCCCGCCTCTACTCCCCCCGTTTCAcctttcccctcccccttgggCGATAATATTTTGAGGCTGTGGAATATGTGTGCCCTTTTGGAGAGCATTATATTATCTaggtttttctcccccgagCTGCTCGTTACCTGTTCGTTCGGCGAGTCGTCCTTTCCACCTTTGCATGCCTCCTTTGAGTTGCCGCCAGGACTACGTGAGAATTTCTTGGCACTACTCCCATTGGTCTCACTGGAGTTACTCCCCTGCCGGTGTTTATTTCTTTGGTTATCCGCCAAGATGGCCTCGGCCCACCCCTCTTCGACGTGACTATCTACGTCCACCTGGTCCGATGAGTAACAGCTGTCTTCGTTTAGGATGCTGAacacttccacttcctcGTGCGCGCTGATTTTATCTCCATCCTTGCCTTTGCATTTTCGTATCAAGTAGGATAGCTTGGGCATGTTCCTCAgcagtggggggggaggtgctcACCTGACGACTATCCACTATGCGGCGACGCAGCTGGCTAGCTATTTGCCCACCGCGCCTGGCCCCACTTACACATGTACGTGCACCTGCGCCTGCCCCTGCGCGAAGTACTCACACGAGGAGAGGAGAAACTGAAAATATACACTCTCGCCAAGTGGCTGATTCGCTTTGCCGGGGGGTTGTCCCTACGAATGAACGTTCAAGCGTGTGTTATggtatgcaaaaaattttgtgcaaaaaaaaaaaaaaaaaaatgggctcCCTCTTTAACGCAAATACAGgacagtaaaaaaaaaaaaattgcatattcAAAACGTATTAtaattttgcttctttttgcttttttttttttttttttttttctccatttctATGCCTGTGCGGGTATGCCTCATTTGTTCTCATATGTTTCCCGTTAAAGCGTATGCGCGCGTGGCGCGCCACGTTTTAAGCGCTGCGGTGTAGTTGCATGACTGAGCTAGCAATGCatgtgggggaaaaagggaaaaataaaaaaggaggctcttcacatgtacatacagcAATGTGAAGGCAACTGTAGAGGGGTAATCTTACACGAGGTGAACCATGgaaggcgcaaaaaaggtgAGTAACCTAGCAAACGCAGAAAattgcacatatatattatattataaggACGCCCTCCCGCGTGCCACCCGGTTTGCCGCCTCACCGAAGAGTTGTACTTACGGCCATGCGGCACTTCCCTATTTTCCTACGTATTactccctcccttttttttttttttgcacatttgcatATCAAAGGGGCAATAGAAAAGGCCTTAGGAGGCACTGCAATGTGCGCAGCTGGTTTTCAGGTTACCCCCCGTAATGGGGGATTTGCCCCCCTCCCTGTCCGTCGTAGTTCCccaaggaagaagaaaatgaacaaatgtgTGCACCAGGGGGGGGTATAACAATCGAGTGAAGAAATGCAACCCTGTTGGTGTTTTCTCTCCTCAATTGGTCGATCTTATGGAGAAAGTGCCGCTGCAGAAAATGCGTCACGGCTGTTCTCCCGGGCGAAGTTGTGCAGAATTGCATGAGCGAGGTTTTTTCCTGCCATCCGTTTGTACCTCCTCATCatgttgcgaaaaaaaaaaaaaaaaaaaacaaacaagcaagcaaacaaataaataaaacatgcGGCCCATTTTCAGCTGCGCACATTATCTTTTGGGTTTCTTCAAATGGCTTAACTTTTTGTTCACACTGATGATTGTCtaattttgtttgtttttttttcgtttcatcGTTGCTGCGCGGTGGGGGGCACAAGCAACGTTTGCGTTTCCTCCGCGGTTGCCGGGGTTGGGTTGGCTTggctttatttatttattttttattttatttgtttttttttttggcacgcTTGCGCTTATCCGCTTACTCGCTCACCGCTCGCCGCTTACCGATCACCCAGCATGGAGGCGAAGAGGCAGAGCAGCGTGGAGCTAATCTGCACGGAGAGGCCCGGGCGAGAG harbors:
- a CDS encoding hypothetical protein, conserved (encoded by transcript PVX_098890A): MPKLSYLIRKCKGKDGDKISAHEEVEVFSILNEDSCYSSDQVDVDSHVEEGWAEAILADNQRNKHRQGSNSSETNGSSAKKFSRSPGGNSKEACKGGKDDSPNEQVTSSSGEKNLDNIMLSKRAHIFHSLKILSPKGEGKGETGGVEAGLTGRSDAAGRTTEGSHDTGGKRPPGEECPKQNNKRRNPLKNTYKNFTLYENKVKRMEKKTKKTKEKKKEKTKEKKKEKYDILFAKWRLASYIDPLQQHPHVSELYNDILGSINHLNRLNVREAYHHLRDVYVKKYAIQGEGKKKQFFQNRFVSEILYRYKMMNKIELIFNMHVKDTWDDFWNFSVILKKVYRNFIFDYLIDLVDVNGMLCFSRYMKSPSGSSDEGSASLTVQTSEEFASDGEAVQAAEGVEDVGGAARAGKSHEKTLSEGSNGEEEYSRCEKRCSNSRGSRARRRESKRKGGAPRCIDNKYIDYGHFHLAYDDEEDNEVFYFVTKKEFNSFKRIYSRKLAEGLLNAEGQEEEDEGGTPPGEEASSDQFQTAEESEEDSEETSEVKSEAKRRAKRQSTPKENMKKSANQSMRKREDANVESTHSRIEERERSDLNTFIYFYVNLLIPSNFVYVVAAMIESTLFKSWIPFYSFPFKFGISECKTLKQRGMLDKIVYTKIAMPWIIKDRFLLMDVWICEDFKFSKGIFLYASNFPKNSENMTNLVLDTDSCMEIDMAIHAFIAPRTFDQTVVKCYVEISPNINLNEFFISFLTKVFIKSCISHFVNACRNFQSNEEYNSELRKSGLFYDRLRKAAEECKIYNT